From a region of the Triticum aestivum cultivar Chinese Spring chromosome 7D, IWGSC CS RefSeq v2.1, whole genome shotgun sequence genome:
- the LOC123167983 gene encoding pentatricopeptide repeat-containing protein At5g08510, which yields MEEVRRLHARLLRRGERRLQPLLLRVLAAGDLRYAALLLATSPPSATLHDRLLQALAASRSPLLLRAFSRAHRLRLLTPLSFTFLLSAAPPSSAPFALSAHALLLKSGHLAPGDPFLGSALVSFYARNRLLRDARRVFDEMPRGDTAVCNALLSAYARAGLLDAAEKLFGEMPDRNVVSWTAMVSGYAQNGRHEEAVGAFLEMWEGAGVQPNELTVSSVLPACAAVGAMELGRKVEEYARGKGHLVNVYVANALLEMYAKCGSIQRAWQVFQGIGRRRDLCSWNSMIMAFALHGSWREALALFHKLRMTGVKPDGITFVGVILACTHGGLVDEGRLLFNSMEAEFSLTPRIEHYGCMVDLLGRAGLLNEAYSMIVSMPVEPDAVIWGALLGACSFHGNVELAETAVNKLIFLEPQNTGNLVILSNIYASSGKWDGVAQVWKLLKEKDHKKSAGYSFIELDGRMHKFLVEDKSHPRFVEVYSTLDSVTMLMKLVRLENEEDAEQLFLSPVDI from the exons ATGGAGGAAGTGAGGCGGCTCCACGCGCGCTTGCTCCGCCGCGGGGAGCGCCGCCTGCAGCCGCTCCTCCTCCgcgtcctcgccgccggcgatctccgCTACGCCGCGCTCCTCCTCGCCACCTCGCCCCCCTCCGCCACGCTCCACGACCGCCTCCTCCAGGCGCTCGCCGCCTCGCGCAGCCCGCTCCTCCTCCGCGCCTTCTCCCGCGCccaccgcctccgcctcctcaCCCCTCTCTCCTTCACCTTCCTCCTCTCCGCCGCACCCCCCTCCTCCGCGCCCTTCGCGCTCTCCGCCCACGCCCTGCTGCTCAAGTCCGGCCACCTCGCGCCCGGCGACCCCTTCCTCGGCTCCGCGCTCGTCTCCTTCTACGCCAGGAACCGCCTCCTGCGCGACGCCAGGcgggtgttcgacgaaatgccgcgCGGGGACACCGCCGTGTGCAACGCGCTGCTCTCGGCCTACGCCAGGGCCGGCCTCCTCGACGCCGCTGAGAAGCTGTTCGGGGAAATGCCGGACCGGAACGTGGTCTCGTGGACCGCCATGGTGTCCGGGTACGCGCAGAACGGGCGGCACGAGGAGGCGGTGGGGGCGTTCCTGGAGATGTGGGAGGGGGCAGGGGTGCAGCCGAATGAGCTGACGGTGAGCAGCGTGCTGCCCGCGTGCGCCGCTGTTGGCGCCATGGAGCTGGGGAGGAAGGTGGAGGAGTACGCGAGGGGCAAAGGCCACCTGGTGAATGTGTATGTGGCCAATGCACTGCTGGAGATGTACGCCAAGTGTGGCAGCATCCAGAGAGCTTGGCAGGTGTTTCAGGGGATCGGTCGTCGGCGAGATCTCTGTTCTTGGAACTCAATGATCATGGCATTTGCCTTGCATGGCTCGTGGAGGGAAGCACTTGCCTTGTTCCATAAGTTGAGG ATGACAGGGGTCAAACCAGATGGTATCACATTTGTTGGAGTCATTTTGGCTTGCACTCATGGAGGTTTGGTGGATGAAGGAAGGCTACTCTTCAACTCCATGGAGGCTGAATTTAGTCTTACTCCAAGAATCGAGCACTATGGTTGCATGGTTGATCTGCTAGGGCGTGCCGGTCTCCTGAATGAAGCCTACAGTATGATAGTAAGCATGCCAGTGGAGCCTGACGCCGTTATCTGGGGAGCATTGCTCGGTGCCTGCAGCTTCCATGGAAACGTGGAACTAGCGGAAACAGCAGTAAACAAACTCATCTTTCTCGAGCCACAAAACACAGGAAATCTGGTGATCCTGTCAAACATATACGCATCGTCTGGAAAATGGGATGGTGTTGCCCAGGTATGGAAATTACTCAAGGAGAAAGACCACAAGAAATCAGCTGGGTACAGCTTCATAGAGCTAGATGGCAGGATGCACAAGTTCCTTGTTGAGGATAAGTCGCATCCAAGATTTGTGGAGGTGTACAGCACCCTTGACAGTGTCACAATGCTCATGAAGCTTGTCAGACTAGAAAATGAGGAAGATGCAGAACAGCTGTTTCTGTCACCTGTAGATATCTAA
- the LOC123167982 gene encoding oligopeptide transporter 7 encodes MASSSQSHSHQEEEDHGDQITAPLLPNRPSTSRSSPEHHDDGHGESSENSPIEQVALTVPVGDDPDTPVLTFRMWVLGMASCVVLSFLNQFFWYRKEPLTITAISAQIAVVPLGRLMAAALPERAFFRGSRWEFTLNPGPFNVKEHVLITIFANAGAGTVYAIHVVTAVRVFYGKNLTFLVSLLVVLTTQVLGFGWAGIFRRYLVEPAAMWWPSNLVQVSLFRALHEDERRRKGGFTRNQFFLVAFACSFAYYAFPGYLFQMLTSLSWICWVFPNSVFAQQLGSGLHGLGVGAIGLDWASISSYLGSPLVSPWFATANVAAGFFVVMYIIVPIGYWFDFYKAQTFPIFSSGLFTSAGQKYNISAIVDDNFHLDTEAYEKNGPLYLSTLFAVTYGIGFASLTATIVHVLLFHGREILQLSRSAFQGKSVDIHTKLMRRYKQVPEWWFICILVVNIAVTVFACEYYIEQLQLPWWGVLLACGIAFFFTLPIGIITATTNQTPGLNIITEYIIGYLYPGRPVANMCFKVYGYISMHQALMFLQDFKLGHYMKIPPRTMFMAQVVGTTIAAFVYLGTAWWLMDTIPNICDIELLSAGSPWTCPGDHVFYDASVIWGLIGPRRIFGDLGTYAAVNWFFLGGAVAPLLVWLAHRAFPGQNWILLINMPVMLGSIFQMPPATAVNYTTWILIGFLSGYVVYRYRRDWWERHNYLLSGALDAGLAFMAVLIYLCLGLENISLNWWGNDLDGCPLASCPTAKGIVVKGCPVYN; translated from the exons ATGGCGTCCTCCTCCCAGTCCCACtcccaccaagaagaagaagaccatggcgaccagATCACCGCCCCACTCCTCC CGAACCGGCCGTCAACGtcacggagctcgccggagcaccaCGACGACGGCCATGGCGAATCGTCGGAGAACTCGCCGATCGAGCAGGTGGCGCTGACGGTGCCCGTGGGCGACGACCCGGACACTCCAGTCCTCACCTTCCGGATGTGGGTGCTGGGCATGGCGTCCTGCGTCGTGCTCTCCTTCCTCAACCAGTTCTTCTGGTACCGCAAGGAGCCGCTCACCATCACCGCCATCTCCGCTCAGATCGCCGTCGTGCCACTCGGCCGCCTCATGGCCGCGGCGCTGCCGGAGCGGGCCTTCTTCCGCGGCTCGCGCTGGGAGTTCACCCTCAACCCGGGGCCGTTCAACGTGAAAGAGCACGTGCTCATCACCATCTTCGCCAACGCTGGCGCCGGCACCGTGTACGCCATCCACGTGGTCACCGCCGTCCGCGTTTTCTACGGCAAGAACCTCACCTTCTTGGTCTCTCTCCTCGTGGTGCTCACCACGCAGGTGCTCGGGTTCGGGTGGGCGGGGATTTTCCGGCGGTACCTCGTGGAGCCGGCGGCCATGTGGTGGCCGTCCAACCTCGTGCAGGTCTCCCTCTTCAG GGCGCTCCATGAGGATGAAAGGCGGCGAAAAGGGGGATTCACGCGCAACCAGTTCTTCCTGGTGGCGTTCGCCTGCAGCTTCGCATACTATGCCTTCCCGGGCTACCTGTTCCAGATGCTCACCTCACTCTCCTGGATCTGCTGGGTGTTCCCCAACTCCGTGTTCGCCCAGCAGCTCGGCTCAGGCCTCCACGGGCTCGGCGTCGGCGCAATCGGTCTCGACTGGGCATCGATCTCCAGCTACCTCGGGAGCCCTCTCGTCAGCCCCTGGTTCGCCACTGCGAATGTTGCTGCAGGCTTCTTCGTCGTTATGTACATCATCGTGCCTATTGGGTATTGGTTTGATTTCTATAAGGCGCAGACCTTCCCCATCTTCTCTTCCGGTCTCTTCACCTCTGCCGGGCAGAAGTACAACATCTCAGCTATCGTGGACGATAATTTCCATCTCGATACAGAGGCATATGAGAAAAACGGTCCACTGTACCTCAGCACTCTCTTTGCTGTCACATATGGTATCGGTTTCGCGTCACTTACCGCGACAATTGTTCATGTCCTCCTGTTTCACGGAAG GGAAATTTTGCAGCTAAGCAGATCAGCTTTTCAAGGGAAAAGTGTGGACATACATACCAAGCTAATGAGGAGATATAAGCAGGTCCCTGAGTGGTGGTTCATCTGCATCCTTGTCGTTAACATTGCCGTCACTGTATTCGCTTGTGAATACTACATAGAGCAGCTCCAGCTGCCCTGGTGGGGTGTGTTACTTGCATGCGGCATTGCCTTTTTCTTCACCCTCCCAATCGGAATTATCACAGCGACAACAAACCAG ACCCCAGGACTGAACATCATCACAGAGTACATCATTGGATACCTGTATCCCGGACGACCCGTTGCGAATATGTGCTTCAAGGTATACGGCTATATCAGCATGCACCAAGCTCTGATGTTTCTGCAAGATTTTAAGTTGGGGCACTACATGAAGATTCCCCCAAGGACCATGTTTATGGCTCAG GTGGTCGGAACAACGATCGCGGCGTTCGTGTACCTTGGGACAGCATGGTGGTTGATGGACACAATCCCCAACATCTGCGACATTGAGCTCCTCTCGGCGGGCAGCCCTTGGACCTGCCCCGGTGATCATGTGTTCTATGATGCGTCGGTCATATGGGGTCTTATTGGCCCGCGCAGAATATTCGGGGACCTGGGAACTTACGCGGCGGTGAACTGGTTCTTCTTGGGGGGAGCTGTCGCCCCACTCCTCGTATGGTTGGCGCACAGGGCGTTCCCAGGCCAGAACTGGATCTTACTCATCAACATGCCCGTGATGCTCGGTTCCATCTTCCAGATGCCGCCCGCCACAGCGGTTAACTACACCACATGGATACTGATTGGGTTTCTGTCAGGTTATGTGGTTTATAGGTATCGACGTGACTGGTGGGAGCGGCACAATTACCTGCTCTCGGGTGCACTAGATGCTGGTCTGGCGTTCATGGCAGTTTTGATTTACTTGTGCCTGGGCTTGGAGAACATCAGTTTGAACTGGTGGGGAAATGACTTGGATGGATGTCCCCTGGCTTCTTGCCCCACTGCTAAAGGTATAGTTGTCAAGGGCTGCCCAGTGTACAACTAA